One stretch of Acholeplasma laidlawii PG-8A DNA includes these proteins:
- the msrB gene encoding peptide-methionine (R)-S-oxide reductase MsrB, giving the protein MKKLTPIQKKVALENGTEPPFDNAYWNNFDEGIYVDVMDGTPLFTSLDKFDAMCGWPSFTKPIDNKIVIEKIDMSYGMFRTEVRTKNSNIHLGHVFDDGPEDEGGLRYCMNSASMRFIPLEDLEKEGYGQYKSLFDK; this is encoded by the coding sequence ATGAAAAAGTTAACGCCAATACAAAAAAAAGTAGCACTGGAAAATGGTACAGAACCACCATTTGATAATGCATACTGGAATAATTTTGATGAAGGTATTTATGTAGATGTCATGGACGGTACACCACTTTTTACATCACTTGATAAATTTGATGCAATGTGTGGTTGGCCATCATTTACTAAACCAATTGATAATAAAATAGTGATTGAAAAAATAGATATGTCTTACGGTATGTTTAGAACGGAAGTAAGAACTAAAAATTCCAATATACATTTAGGTCATGTCTTTGATGATGGACCAGAAGATGAAGGTGGTCTAAGATATTGTATGAACTCAGCAAGTATGAGATTTATTCCTTTAGAAGACTTAGAAAAAGAAGGATATGGACAGTATAAATCACTGTTTGACAAA
- a CDS encoding acetate uptake transporter — protein sequence MTKKMNPGPLGLLGFGMTTILLNLANAGITELSLVVISMGVALGGLAQIIAGILEFKNNNNFGGTAFTAYGFFWLSLVMIWLLPKDYPAFTADLTSMGFYLLLWGVFTTFMFIGTFTHNTITKFVFGSLALLFFLLALGDFTAIRLITNIAGYVGILTGLFAMYSAVGQIVNEELGKKVFPL from the coding sequence ATGACAAAAAAAATGAATCCAGGACCTTTAGGTTTACTGGGATTTGGAATGACAACAATCTTGTTAAACCTAGCAAATGCGGGTATTACTGAGTTGTCATTAGTAGTGATTTCAATGGGTGTGGCACTAGGTGGTCTAGCACAAATTATTGCAGGTATTTTAGAATTTAAAAACAACAATAATTTTGGTGGAACAGCATTCACAGCATACGGATTTTTCTGGTTATCACTTGTAATGATCTGGTTATTACCAAAAGATTATCCGGCATTTACAGCAGATTTAACTTCAATGGGCTTTTACTTATTATTATGGGGTGTATTTACAACATTTATGTTTATAGGCACATTCACTCATAATACAATTACTAAATTTGTATTTGGCTCATTAGCGTTATTATTCTTCTTATTAGCACTAGGTGATTTCACTGCTATAAGATTAATTACAAATATCGCTGGTTATGTTGGAATTTTAACTGGTTTATTTGCTATGTATTCTGCAGTTGGACAAATTGTGAATGAAGAACTTGGCAAAAAAGTTTTCCCACTATAA
- a CDS encoding ABC transporter substrate-binding protein, whose product MIKKMLSMFMVMGVITLIVGCDMGSSNTFTFIIDESYDEYITMGTSADYAPYEWLVKDENNNQTVVGIDIEIAKVIAKHAGKNLKVIHKGFDFLLEDLADGRVDFVISAMTPTPERAEIVDFSTVYYMATQVVLIETKNMDVYTSVASMNLSNIRIGAQLGSIQQDYANDLFDAPQKQFIQAVPDLVLGLTSGQLAGVIMEKPVAEGYINNMTSLSIANFTLGNPEDGSAVAVRKGNKALLELINDTIQILQESGQIEQFVKDSVLLNS is encoded by the coding sequence ATGATTAAAAAAATGTTATCAATGTTTATGGTGATGGGTGTTATAACGCTCATAGTTGGATGTGATATGGGAAGTTCAAATACATTCACATTTATTATTGATGAATCTTATGATGAATATATTACAATGGGAACATCTGCAGACTATGCACCATATGAATGGTTAGTAAAAGATGAAAATAATAACCAAACAGTTGTTGGTATTGATATTGAAATTGCTAAAGTTATCGCTAAACATGCTGGTAAAAACTTAAAAGTAATTCATAAAGGATTTGATTTTTTACTAGAAGACTTAGCAGATGGTCGTGTTGACTTTGTCATCTCAGCAATGACACCAACACCTGAACGTGCAGAAATTGTAGATTTTTCAACTGTCTATTACATGGCCACACAAGTCGTATTAATTGAAACTAAAAATATGGATGTATATACTTCAGTAGCGTCTATGAACCTTTCTAATATTAGAATAGGCGCACAGTTAGGTTCTATCCAACAAGATTATGCAAATGATCTATTTGATGCACCTCAAAAACAATTTATTCAAGCAGTACCTGACTTAGTGTTAGGGTTAACAAGCGGTCAATTAGCTGGTGTAATTATGGAAAAACCAGTTGCTGAAGGTTATATCAATAATATGACGAGTCTTTCTATTGCAAACTTTACACTAGGTAATCCAGAAGATGGATCTGCTGTTGCTGTAAGAAAGGGAAATAAAGCACTACTAGAACTTATCAATGATACAATTCAAATACTCCAAGAATCAGGTCAAATCGAGCAGTTTGTTAAAGATAGTGTTTTATTAAATAGTTAA
- a CDS encoding amino acid ABC transporter ATP-binding protein produces the protein MKNKLFEIKNLNKKFNDGTLALNQVNLDIYEGITIIIGPSGSGKSTLLRTLNLMETPTSGEINYKNKNILSKHFNINEHRKEVGMVFQSFNLFPHLTVLENLNIAQKNVLKLDKVTATNKSIFYLEKVGLLDKKDQYPGKLSGGQKQRIAIARSLCMEPKVILFDEPTSALDPEMIGEVLLTMKILVKLGMHMVIVTHEMGFAESIADQVVFMDQGEIIEVGTPNDIFTNSSKKRVIEFLDKLTFKDNI, from the coding sequence ATGAAAAATAAACTATTTGAAATTAAAAACCTAAATAAAAAATTCAATGATGGTACACTTGCATTAAATCAAGTGAACTTAGATATTTATGAAGGTATTACAATCATTATTGGTCCATCTGGTAGTGGTAAGTCCACTTTACTTAGAACTTTGAATTTGATGGAAACACCAACTTCAGGTGAAATTAATTATAAAAATAAAAATATACTCAGTAAACATTTTAATATCAATGAACATCGTAAAGAAGTGGGTATGGTGTTTCAATCGTTTAACTTGTTTCCACATTTAACAGTTTTAGAAAACTTAAATATTGCTCAAAAAAATGTACTTAAACTTGATAAGGTAACTGCAACCAATAAATCTATATTTTATCTCGAAAAAGTGGGTTTACTAGATAAGAAAGATCAATATCCTGGAAAGTTAAGTGGTGGTCAAAAACAAAGAATTGCTATAGCAAGATCTCTTTGTATGGAACCCAAAGTCATTTTATTTGATGAACCAACATCAGCGCTTGATCCAGAAATGATTGGAGAAGTGTTACTAACGATGAAAATTTTAGTGAAACTAGGTATGCACATGGTTATTGTTACACATGAAATGGGCTTTGCTGAAAGTATTGCAGACCAAGTAGTATTTATGGATCAGGGTGAAATTATTGAAGTAGGTACGCCAAATGATATCTTTACTAATTCCAGTAAAAAACGTGTTATTGAATTTTTAGATAAACTAACCTTTAAAGACAATATCTAA
- a CDS encoding amino acid ABC transporter permease has protein sequence MDFSFLLDLFYVKTLLQGVLITIVLALIAVLMGTLIAVIPTYFRLSKHKILNFIGGSYVEIIRGTPLLVQVMLIYAIVKLPVMTVLGMDFGAFLLGMVALIINSSAYASETFRAGILSIEKGQKEAGLSLGMTEKSTMLHIIMPQAIKNIMPSLGNEFVTLIKETSIFMYLGISELMYSAQIVKTSTYRTKEVYIVTALLYFVLTFTTSKLMSKLEKRMRKQDEK, from the coding sequence ATGGATTTTTCATTCTTACTAGATTTATTCTATGTAAAAACATTGCTACAAGGTGTGCTAATCACAATAGTTCTTGCACTCATTGCAGTCTTAATGGGTACCCTCATTGCAGTGATACCAACCTATTTTAGATTATCAAAACACAAAATACTAAACTTTATTGGTGGAAGTTATGTGGAAATTATTCGTGGAACACCATTACTTGTTCAAGTGATGCTTATCTATGCAATTGTTAAACTACCAGTAATGACCGTATTAGGCATGGATTTTGGTGCATTTTTACTAGGGATGGTAGCACTTATTATTAATAGTAGTGCTTATGCATCTGAAACTTTTAGAGCGGGTATATTATCTATTGAAAAGGGTCAAAAAGAAGCTGGGCTTAGCTTAGGTATGACAGAAAAAAGCACCATGCTTCACATCATTATGCCTCAAGCTATAAAAAATATTATGCCATCTTTAGGTAATGAATTTGTAACGTTGATTAAAGAAACATCCATATTTATGTATTTAGGTATTTCTGAACTTATGTATAGTGCACAAATTGTTAAAACATCAACTTATAGAACTAAAGAAGTGTATATTGTTACAGCATTACTTTACTTTGTTTTGACATTTACTACATCTAAACTCATGTCAAAATTAGAAAAAAGGATGAGAAAACAAGATGAAAAATAA
- a CDS encoding oxidoreductase produces MMKNGVVVITGASSGIGKSTAEYLSKKGFTVYALARRMDKLEDLIPLGIKPLFLDVTNETSIKVAIEEIYEAEGRIDVLFNNAGYGLYGPIEDVDLKDARDQFEVNLFGLANMIKHVLPIMRKQGSGKIINTSSIGGKVASLLGGWYHASKFALEGFSDSLRIELKQFGIQVVLIQPGLIKTEFMQRTYDYASKIDTTSPYQNTIAHVMKSAERDYLTGKVGSNPLVVAKVVYKAIRAKRPKTRYRMGTLSFIALTARKILPDKWLDYILLKR; encoded by the coding sequence ATGATGAAAAATGGTGTTGTAGTAATTACAGGTGCTAGCTCTGGTATAGGGAAAAGCACTGCTGAGTATTTAAGTAAAAAAGGATTTACAGTATATGCACTAGCAAGACGTATGGACAAGTTAGAGGATCTTATACCGCTAGGTATTAAACCTCTATTTTTAGATGTTACAAATGAGACGTCAATTAAGGTAGCTATTGAAGAAATATATGAAGCTGAAGGCAGAATTGATGTTTTATTTAATAATGCTGGATACGGCTTATATGGACCGATTGAAGATGTAGACTTAAAAGATGCAAGAGATCAATTTGAAGTCAATTTATTTGGTCTAGCTAATATGATCAAACACGTATTACCCATCATGAGAAAACAAGGTAGTGGGAAAATAATTAATACATCCAGTATCGGTGGTAAAGTGGCTTCACTACTTGGTGGGTGGTATCATGCTTCTAAGTTTGCATTAGAAGGCTTTTCTGATAGTTTAAGAATTGAATTAAAGCAGTTTGGTATCCAGGTTGTCTTAATACAACCAGGACTTATTAAAACAGAATTTATGCAAAGAACTTATGACTATGCAAGTAAAATTGATACAACCTCACCTTATCAAAACACCATTGCTCATGTCATGAAATCAGCCGAAAGAGACTACTTAACAGGTAAGGTGGGTTCTAATCCACTTGTTGTAGCTAAAGTCGTCTACAAGGCGATTAGAGCCAAAAGACCTAAGACTAGATACCGTATGGGAACACTAAGCTTTATCGCATTAACAGCAAGAAAGATATTGCCTGATAAATGGTTAGATTATATCTTATTAAAAAGATAG
- a CDS encoding formate/nitrite transporter family protein: MEKHIKTLLSAMMAGALIAIAGTTYLYLKADHTIIGAFLFAFGLLCVVTLDYKLYTGRIGYIIDKEKSYIIEILWIILGNLLGSILIASIIYLANYEVIIQTAKTLVETKLSRNILEIFGLSIMCGMMMYLGVDGYKRIENHVAKVVVNIFAVAIFVILGFEHSIANIYYFLLANEYSWYMLFAFVVMLIGNGVGAVILNSIEKFGSLKKPNQ; this comes from the coding sequence ATGGAAAAACACATAAAAACACTATTAAGTGCCATGATGGCTGGTGCACTCATTGCCATAGCAGGTACAACTTATTTATATTTAAAAGCAGACCATACAATCATCGGTGCATTCTTATTTGCATTTGGATTACTCTGTGTCGTTACACTAGATTACAAGTTATATACAGGTCGTATTGGTTATATTATCGATAAGGAAAAATCTTATATCATCGAGATATTATGGATTATACTTGGTAATCTATTAGGTTCAATCTTAATAGCAAGTATTATTTACTTAGCTAATTATGAAGTCATTATTCAAACAGCTAAAACACTCGTTGAAACTAAGTTATCTAGAAATATATTGGAGATATTTGGTCTATCTATAATGTGCGGTATGATGATGTACTTAGGTGTTGATGGTTATAAGCGCATCGAAAATCACGTTGCTAAAGTCGTAGTTAACATCTTTGCAGTAGCAATATTTGTGATTTTAGGATTTGAACACTCAATCGCAAACATTTATTACTTTTTACTAGCTAATGAATATAGTTGGTATATGCTCTTTGCATTTGTAGTGATGCTTATAGGTAATGGTGTTGGTGCAGTTATTTTAAATAGTATAGAAAAATTTGGATCACTAAAGAAGCCTAATCAATAG